One segment of Triticum aestivum cultivar Chinese Spring chromosome 2A, IWGSC CS RefSeq v2.1, whole genome shotgun sequence DNA contains the following:
- the LOC123184604 gene encoding protein EXPORTIN 1B-like: MTCCFTPVVEEAPMTNFTSENEHLNLELLVNLRALIAHHMPNRINTFFQLVGKHILSESDNTKREWYLDKLMAELEQHEIHLFYQSACEMIQAESDNVKYLKRLMSLSNEKLAEIIAAEGQIMDICKEDNALSVISILQMNVCVASSLGPQFFPQISHVSSDMLKLYSLCSELISKQLVDEGSEDGPLALELQCLRSVKMEILKLMETVVVKAEDLPQLQKQFVLPLVDSVLSDYNRDTIEHEALSLFSTIIIKFSSDMLEGVSRIFDAVFQDTPEVQMQINKKPEHCSNLFSLLQVFVTHCFQVLTDNSCERLNHVMDYIIWALQRREINIVETVLCLLLDVLQNVQASGFQNQFYKTNLLRIEQTILTILMGMPNNSCSERHVSVLQHLFNAVDVLTEPLISSTQCNMMFVQDCTIKFLSSAFPGMTDKMAQKFVDGLFNSKGDDAGFLNHTRQFLARSKETCTQVTQEQKSVDGSFSPRNDLADLSCLARDSAEPSVQVSVPLAQTAPSWGTTSITHFGTLEANFSGVTLKWKPLVIGKPLVIGTDETHGGDWTVVTSKRKAHRFKVSDSSSNTALESLSSTASAYKLFPSAANAGTSSVVPFTEFIKLPGNAITAKHTIFSGANSMEVDETTLIGRRAVTSYLHKMTVEHALGNSWNGTLQKKDFVVVDDSEFMIWKPTVVSSSPDALLKDYGNFASEFLPLFGEAALFKALGNSLRKFRPRHFTRDLARKFRFFTMTHLSIKSAMIRSQFWTELGRVHRFLSKEGRNALSTALRGFTVQVPDWR, from the exons ATGACTTGCTGCTTTACACCAGTGGTAGAAGAAGCTCCTATGACAAATTTT ACAAGTGAAAATGAACATTTAAATCTGGAGCTTTTAGTGAACCTACGTGCTTTGATTGCACATCATATGCCTAACAGGATCAACACATTCTTTCAACTG GTTGGTAAGCACATTCTCAGTGAATCTGATAACACTAAGAGGGAATGGTATCTCGATAAATTGATGGCAGAGCTCGAACAGCATGAAATCCACCTATTTTACCAATCG GCATGTGAGATGATTCAAGCTGAATCTGATAATGTGAAATACCTCAAAAGATTAATGAGCCTTTCAAATGAG AAACTGGCAGAAATAATTGCAGCGGAAGGCCAAATCATGGACATATGTAAGGAAGACAATGCCTTATCTGTTATTAGCATCTTGCAG ATGAATGTTTGTGTTGCCAGTTCACTCGGCCCACAGTTTTTCCCACAAATTTCACATGTCTCCTCTGATATGTTGAAGCTGTATAG CTTGTGCAGCGAACTGATATCAAAACAACTCGTAGATGAGGGCTCTGAAGATGGGCCACTTGCTTTGGAATTACAATGTTTAAG ATCTGTCAAGATGGAGATCTTGAAATTAATGGAAACTGTTGTGGTCAAGGCTGAAGATTTACCACAGCTGCAAAAACAGTTTGTTCTTCCATTAGTGGACTCTGTACTCTCTGATTATAACCGAGACACAATAGAGCATGAAGCTCTGTCCTTATTTTCAACGATTATAATCAA GTTCTCAAGTGATATGCTGGAGGGGGTATCTCGAATATTTGATGCTGTTTTCCAGGATACTCCTGAGGTGCAGATGCAG ATCAACAAAAAACCGGAGCACTGTTCTAATCTCTTTTCCTTGCTTCAAGTGTTTGTTACACACTGTTTCCAAGTATTGACAGATAATTCATGTGAG CGATTAAACCATGTTATGGATTACATTATTTGGGCACTACAGCGGAGGGAGATAAACATTGTTGAGACTGTCCTGTGCCTGTTATTGGATGTACTACAGAACGTTCAG GCTTCAGGGTTCCAAAACCAATTCTACAAAACAAATCTCTTGAGAATTGAGCAAACGATACTCACTATTCTTATGGGCATGCCCAACAATTCTTGTTCTGAACGTCATGTTTCTGTGCTACAACATTTGTTTAATGCG GTTGATGTTCTGACTGAACCCCTTATCTCATCCACACAATGCAACATGATGTTTGTTCAAGACTGTACTATAAAATTTCTCAGTTCAGCATTTCCTGGCATGACAGATAAAATG GCACAGAAATTTGTTGATGGACTTTTTAATTCAAAAGGTGACGACGCGGGCTTTCTTAACCATACAAGGCAATTTCTAGCTCGCTCAAAGGAGACCTGCACGCAGGTCACACAGGAGCAGAAGTCTGTTGATGGATCTTTTAGTCCAAGAAATGACCTTGCAGACCTTAGTTGCCTTGCAAGGGATTCAGCGGAGCCCTCTGTGCAGGTTTCTGTCCCACTTGCGCAGACTGCCCCATCATGGGGCACCACTTCTATAACTCATTTTGGCACCCTTGAGGCTAACTTTTCTGGAGTAACTTTAAAATGGAAGCCACTAGTAATTGGGAAGCCACTAGTAATTGGGACCGACGAGACTCATGGGGGTGATTGGACTGTAGTAACTTCAAAAAGGAAGGCACACAGATTTAAGGTGTCTGACTCATCATCTAACACTGCCTTGGAAAGTCTATCATCCACAGCTTCTGCTTACAAGTTGTTTCCATCTGCAGCGAATGCTGGCACCTCCAG TGTGGTACCATTCACTGAATTTATTAAATTGCCTGGTAATGCAATAACCGCAAAACATACAATATTTTCTGGTGCAAATTCCATGGAGGTTGATGAAACAACATTGATAGGAAGAAGAGCAGTGACTTCTTATTTGCATAAAATGACTGTAGAACATGCACTGGGTAACAGTTGGAATGGGACTCTCCAAAAGAAAGATTTTGTGGTAGTCGATGACTCAGAGTTTATGATATGGAAACCAACCGTTGTGAGTTCTTCTCCAGATGCATTACTGAAGGACTATGGGAATTTTGCCAGCGAGTTCCTTCCCTTGTTTGGGGAAGCTGCTCTTTTCAAGGCTCTTGGCAACTCTCTGAGAAAATTCAGGCCTCGACATTTTACTCGGGATTTGGCTAGAAAGTTTAGATTTTTTACGATGACACATCTTTCAATAAAATCAGCAATGATCAGGTCGCAATTTTGGACCGAGCTGGGAAGGGTCCATAGGTTTCTAAGCAAAGAAGGAAGGAATGCATTATCAACAGCTCTGAGGGGTTTCACGGTACAGGTGCCTGATTGGAGATAA